The proteins below are encoded in one region of Ferroplasma acidiphilum:
- a CDS encoding tyrosine--tRNA ligase, whose product MENTVILKKNTAEVVTLEECKDLVPDNSEAYIGFEPSGLPHIAILIYVNKINELVKLGFNVKVLLADWHARVNDKLGGDIDLIRKSGETLRKSMLYAGLLDGVQFIWATDLVANPDYWELLLQTAKNSSLLRIRRSLPIMGRTEEDADKDFSKYIYPLMQVTDVFYLNSDIAIGGTDQRHAYMLARDIAEKMGRKKPILVEMPLISSLKGKGRMDDFKKMSKSDPDSALFLTDSEDDIRRKIKNAFCPMGIVDGNPVIDIMKYVIFPYYATEIEINRPESHGGPYTIHSFGELESKYLNSEIHPMDLKKALTQILINVILPVSNKLNSD is encoded by the coding sequence ATGGAAAATACGGTTATTTTAAAAAAGAATACTGCCGAGGTAGTTACCCTCGAGGAGTGCAAAGATCTCGTTCCGGATAACAGCGAAGCTTATATCGGGTTCGAGCCCTCCGGCCTTCCACACATAGCAATACTGATTTATGTAAACAAGATAAATGAACTTGTAAAGCTTGGATTTAATGTAAAGGTCTTGCTGGCTGACTGGCATGCAAGGGTTAATGATAAGTTGGGCGGCGATATAGACCTTATCAGGAAAAGTGGTGAAACACTGAGAAAAAGCATGTTATATGCTGGTCTTCTGGATGGAGTCCAGTTTATCTGGGCTACAGACCTGGTAGCCAATCCGGATTACTGGGAATTGCTTCTACAGACAGCGAAGAATTCATCATTATTGAGGATAAGAAGATCACTTCCAATCATGGGAAGAACAGAAGAAGATGCTGATAAGGATTTCAGCAAATATATTTATCCGCTCATGCAGGTAACAGATGTATTTTACCTGAATTCTGATATAGCAATTGGTGGAACAGACCAGAGGCATGCCTATATGCTCGCAAGGGACATTGCAGAAAAAATGGGGAGGAAAAAACCGATACTGGTGGAAATGCCACTGATTTCATCCCTTAAGGGAAAGGGAAGGATGGATGATTTCAAAAAGATGTCAAAAAGTGACCCGGATTCTGCATTATTTCTTACCGATAGTGAAGATGATATCAGAAGGAAAATAAAAAATGCATTCTGCCCTATGGGGATTGTTGATGGCAATCCTGTCATCGATATAATGAAGTATGTTATATTCCCCTACTATGCAACGGAAATAGAGATAAACCGGCCGGAATCACACGGAGGGCCCTATACAATCCACTCCTTTGGAGAATTGGAATCAAAATATCTTAATTCCGAGATCCATCCTATGGATTTGAAAAAGGCACTTACACAGATTTTGATAAATGTTATATTGCCTGTAAGCAATAAACTTAATAGTGATTAA
- the fen gene encoding flap endonuclease-1 — translation MGVDISGILVKHQTSIRENGGITVSIDAFNIIYQFLSSIRGEDGEPLKDEHGNITSHLSGIFYRTATLLENNIKPVYSFDGKPYRLKDETLKERKAIKEKNIAELNLAMENKDAEKIKTLSSRINYITADIVSESKKLLDMMGVPWVQAPSEGEAQASYMSKVGAVDSVISQDYDCLLLGARRVLRNFTMYGRRRISGTGKFINITPEIIDLKENLDNLGITQDQLIGIGILVGTDFNPGIRGIGAKTGLSLIKKYGDIESVLKQKNKTIDNLDEIKEFFLNPPVEDTGELKFAPPYREKIIEYLCAEHSFSENRINSILDRIEKNYSGANQSSLDKYF, via the coding sequence ATGGGGGTAGATATATCAGGAATCCTGGTCAAACATCAGACCAGCATAAGGGAGAACGGAGGCATAACAGTATCCATAGATGCTTTTAATATAATTTACCAGTTTCTAAGCAGCATAAGGGGTGAGGATGGAGAACCGCTTAAGGATGAACACGGAAATATTACATCACATCTTTCCGGAATTTTTTACCGGACAGCCACATTGCTGGAGAACAATATAAAACCTGTTTATTCATTTGATGGGAAGCCATACCGGCTGAAGGATGAAACATTAAAGGAAAGAAAAGCCATAAAAGAAAAAAATATAGCTGAACTTAATCTTGCAATGGAAAACAAAGATGCGGAAAAAATAAAAACACTATCCTCCAGGATTAATTATATTACGGCAGACATAGTATCAGAATCCAAAAAGCTTTTAGACATGATGGGTGTTCCATGGGTTCAGGCGCCAAGTGAAGGCGAAGCCCAGGCTTCCTACATGAGTAAAGTAGGAGCTGTTGATTCTGTAATTTCACAGGACTATGATTGCCTCCTGTTAGGTGCCAGGAGGGTTCTAAGGAATTTTACCATGTATGGCCGGAGGAGAATTTCCGGAACAGGAAAATTCATAAATATTACCCCCGAAATCATAGATTTAAAGGAAAATCTTGACAATCTGGGAATTACACAGGATCAGCTGATTGGCATCGGGATTCTTGTTGGAACTGATTTTAATCCGGGCATAAGGGGAATAGGCGCGAAAACCGGACTATCCCTGATAAAAAAATACGGCGATATAGAATCTGTGCTGAAACAGAAGAATAAAACCATAGATAATCTGGATGAAATTAAGGAATTTTTTCTGAATCCACCGGTTGAGGATACTGGAGAATTAAAATTTGCACCGCCTTACAGGGAGAAAATAATTGAATATCTCTGTGCGGAACATAGCTTTTCAGAGAATAGGATAAACAGTATACTTGACAGGATAGAAAAGAATTACTCCGGAGCAAACCAGTCCAGCCTTGATAAATATTTTTAG
- the radB gene encoding DNA repair and recombination protein RadB encodes MEKIKLNESEYKTMSGYPCIDKLMEGGLEPGIITEFYGEGGAGKSNLAMIYSISALKNGNSAIYIDSEGFSVERFRSIANGDMELINHMNIYRVKSLDDQYLALIKSDKLIGEKRESKNSFGIMVVDSFTNFFRMEAGKDASARMEGYEKQLNILSGIALKYKIPVVITNQIYEDVNNSTLEPFGGFFIDHAMKAIYRIEKLSGGMRRITVEKHRSIREGSYTGFRIVDSGIECEV; translated from the coding sequence ATGGAAAAGATAAAACTTAATGAAAGTGAGTATAAAACTATGTCAGGTTATCCGTGCATTGATAAATTAATGGAGGGAGGTCTAGAACCCGGAATAATAACTGAATTTTATGGAGAAGGTGGAGCCGGGAAATCAAATCTGGCCATGATCTATTCAATCTCTGCATTAAAAAATGGAAATTCTGCAATTTATATTGACAGTGAGGGCTTTTCAGTTGAAAGATTCAGAAGCATAGCAAATGGCGATATGGAATTAATTAACCATATGAATATTTACAGGGTAAAATCACTTGATGACCAGTATTTAGCACTCATAAAATCGGATAAACTGATAGGAGAAAAGAGAGAGTCAAAAAATAGTTTCGGTATTATGGTGGTTGATTCCTTCACAAATTTTTTTAGAATGGAGGCAGGCAAAGATGCGTCCGCCAGAATGGAGGGCTATGAGAAGCAGTTGAACATACTTTCCGGGATTGCGCTTAAATATAAAATTCCGGTGGTCATAACCAATCAGATATATGAGGATGTGAATAACAGTACACTGGAGCCTTTCGGTGGATTTTTTATAGACCATGCCATGAAAGCCATATACAGGATAGAGAAATTATCCGGGGGAATGAGGAGAATAACCGTCGAAAAACACAGGTCAATCCGCGAAGGTTCCTATACCGGTTTCAGAATAGTTGACAGTGGCATAGAATGTGAGGTTTAA